One segment of Pasteurella skyensis DNA contains the following:
- a CDS encoding YebC/PmpR family DNA-binding transcriptional regulator, translating into MAGHSKWANIKHRKAAQDAQRGKIFTKLIRELVTAARLGGGDPDANPRLRTAIDKALSSNMTRDTINRAVERGVGGGDDTNMEIRVYEGYGPGGTAVMVECLSDNANRTISQVRPSFTKCGGNLGTEGSVGYLFSKKGLILIAEADEDSLTEAAIEAGADDIQTQEDGSFEIYTAWEDLGSVRDAIEKAGFKIDSAEVSMIPSTSVNLDAETAPKLLRLIDMLEDCDDVQNVYHNGEISDEVAATL; encoded by the coding sequence ATGGCAGGTCATAGTAAGTGGGCTAACATCAAACACCGCAAAGCGGCACAAGATGCACAACGTGGTAAAATTTTTACTAAATTAATTCGAGAACTGGTTACTGCTGCACGATTAGGCGGTGGTGATCCTGATGCAAACCCTCGTTTGCGTACCGCAATAGATAAGGCGTTAAGTAGCAATATGACTCGTGATACTATCAACCGAGCTGTTGAGCGTGGTGTCGGTGGTGGCGATGACACCAATATGGAAATACGAGTCTATGAAGGCTATGGACCAGGCGGTACCGCAGTAATGGTGGAATGTTTAAGTGATAATGCAAACCGTACGATTTCACAGGTTCGCCCTAGTTTTACAAAATGTGGTGGTAATTTAGGAACAGAAGGTTCTGTGGGTTATTTATTTAGTAAAAAAGGCTTAATTTTAATTGCTGAAGCAGATGAAGATAGCTTAACAGAAGCTGCAATTGAAGCTGGTGCTGATGATATTCAGACACAAGAAGACGGTTCTTTTGAAATCTATACAGCATGGGAAGATCTTGGTTCAGTACGTGATGCAATTGAAAAAGCAGGATTTAAAATTGATTCCGCAGAAGTTTCGATGATCCCATCAACCTCTGTTAATTTAGATGCTGAAACTGCACCAAAACTATTACGTTTAATTGATATGCTAGAAGATTGTGATGACGTTCAAAACGTTTATCACAATGGTGAAATCAGTGACGAAGTAGCAGCAACACTTTAA
- the ruvC gene encoding crossover junction endodeoxyribonuclease RuvC — translation MAIILGIDPGSRVTGYGVIRQTGRQLEYLGSGAIRTKVEDLPTRLKRIYAGISEIIIQFQPEMFAIEQIFMSKNADSALKLGQARGTAIVAAVNHDLPVFEYAARLVKQTVVGSGSADKVQVQDMVTRILKLSATPQADAADALAIAITHAHSIQHSLTVAKQTKQKVGTEKEEILALMKTRYSRGRFRLKG, via the coding sequence ATGGCAATTATTTTAGGTATCGACCCTGGTTCTCGTGTTACTGGTTATGGTGTTATTCGCCAAACTGGACGACAGCTTGAATATTTAGGCAGCGGTGCAATTCGCACTAAGGTGGAAGACCTCCCTACTCGTTTAAAACGCATTTATGCAGGTATAAGTGAAATTATCATTCAATTTCAACCTGAAATGTTTGCCATCGAACAAATTTTTATGTCTAAAAATGCCGATTCAGCCCTTAAATTAGGGCAGGCTCGTGGCACAGCTATTGTGGCAGCGGTGAATCACGATCTACCTGTTTTTGAATATGCGGCGCGTTTAGTAAAACAAACAGTGGTTGGAAGTGGTTCTGCGGATAAAGTTCAAGTACAAGATATGGTCACTCGCATTCTAAAACTTTCTGCGACACCACAAGCCGATGCTGCTGATGCCCTTGCGATTGCCATTACTCACGCTCATTCTATTCAACACTCCTTAACGGTCGCAAAGCAAACCAAACAAAAAGTAGGAACGGAAAAAGAAGAAATTTTAGCCTTGATGAAAACCCGCTATTCACGTGGTCGCTTTCGGTTAAAAGGTTAG
- a CDS encoding TatD family hydrolase translates to MRFFDTHAHLDLLASKTQHSLAELIQNAKNAGVQKIFIPSIFAKSFKNVTACCEQFPQQLVYGLGLHPYFIEQHQNTDLEILEQQLNQQNPQCVAIAEIGLDKRLPPELWQKQCDFFIAQLELAKKFRLPVSLHSVKTHSEIYHFLKQAQLPKQGVIHAFNGSYQQAKHFVNLGYKIGVGGSITYPRANKTRQAIAKLPLDFLVLETDSPDMPIYGLQGETNRPENIAIIFNTLCELRNEKAEEIAEIIWNTSCGIFSV, encoded by the coding sequence ATGCGATTTTTTGATACTCACGCTCATTTAGATTTATTAGCCTCAAAAACGCAACACTCACTGGCAGAGCTTATTCAAAACGCAAAAAATGCAGGCGTTCAAAAAATATTTATCCCAAGTATTTTTGCAAAAAGTTTTAAAAATGTGACCGCTTGTTGTGAGCAGTTTCCACAACAATTAGTTTATGGATTAGGTCTGCATCCTTATTTTATCGAACAACATCAAAATACTGATTTAGAGATATTAGAACAACAATTAAATCAACAGAATCCCCAGTGTGTTGCTATTGCTGAAATTGGTTTAGATAAACGCTTACCGCCTGAGCTATGGCAAAAACAGTGTGATTTTTTCATTGCTCAACTTGAATTAGCTAAAAAGTTTCGTTTACCTGTTAGCTTACACAGTGTCAAAACACACAGCGAAATTTACCATTTTTTAAAGCAAGCACAATTGCCTAAACAAGGGGTTATTCACGCTTTTAATGGTAGCTATCAACAAGCGAAACATTTTGTGAATTTAGGCTATAAAATTGGGGTAGGTGGCTCGATTACTTATCCTAGAGCAAATAAAACTCGTCAAGCCATTGCAAAACTTCCCTTAGATTTTTTAGTATTAGAAACTGATAGTCCTGATATGCCCATTTATGGTTTACAAGGTGAAACTAATCGCCCTGAAAATATCGCTATTATTTTTAATACCTTGTGTGAATTAAGAAATGAAAAAGCAGAGGAAATTGCAGAAATTATCTGGAATACCAGTTGTGGTATTTTTTCTGTCTAA